A DNA window from Chthonomonas sp. contains the following coding sequences:
- a CDS encoding aldehyde dehydrogenase family protein, producing the protein MNSAALLAQLIPNLDAYRGSDIVVTTPVDGSELASLRKHSEAEINQMVENSVAAFKAWREVPGPIRGELVRLYGEKLREKKEELAQLVTLECGKILEEGRGEVQEMIDICDFAVGISRQLYGLTIASERPNHVMQENWLPLGPVGIISAFNFPVAVWSWNAALAFVCGDSCLWKPSEKTPLTALACQALFEEVVRDFPKAPKHLNQIIIGAMAEGNQMVEDARIPLISATGSTRMGKAVGQKVAARFGRSLLELGGNNAIIVTPSADLAVAVPSILFGAVGTAGQRCTSTRRVFVHRSIFEKVFETLKSALLQIGESKIGNPLEAGTLVGPLIDEMAYDAMAAAMEAIKPHASEIVGGQRLKVVGDGVYVHPALVKLNEQADPMHHETFAPLTYVMPYDDLAQVMEAHNAVPQGLSSAIMTTDVREAEYFKRHSDCGIANVNIGTSGAEIGGAFGGEKETGGGRESGSDSWKAYMRRQTSTTYFGTEKPALAQGIKFDV; encoded by the coding sequence ATGAATTCCGCCGCGCTGTTGGCCCAACTCATCCCCAATCTCGACGCTTACCGAGGTTCCGACATCGTGGTCACCACGCCCGTGGATGGCAGCGAGCTTGCCTCGCTCCGCAAGCACTCGGAAGCGGAAATTAACCAAATGGTTGAGAACAGCGTCGCCGCGTTCAAGGCGTGGCGCGAAGTTCCCGGCCCGATTCGCGGCGAACTGGTTCGTTTGTACGGCGAGAAGCTCCGCGAAAAGAAGGAAGAACTCGCCCAGTTGGTCACGCTCGAGTGCGGCAAGATTCTGGAAGAAGGGCGCGGCGAAGTCCAAGAGATGATTGACATCTGCGACTTCGCGGTGGGCATTTCCCGGCAGCTCTACGGCCTCACCATTGCCAGCGAGCGCCCGAACCACGTGATGCAGGAAAACTGGTTGCCGCTCGGCCCGGTTGGCATCATCAGCGCGTTCAATTTCCCGGTCGCGGTGTGGAGTTGGAACGCCGCCCTCGCCTTTGTTTGCGGCGACTCGTGCCTGTGGAAGCCGAGCGAAAAGACGCCGCTCACCGCGCTTGCTTGCCAAGCCCTTTTCGAAGAAGTTGTCCGGGACTTTCCGAAGGCACCCAAGCATCTCAACCAGATCATCATCGGCGCGATGGCGGAAGGTAACCAAATGGTGGAAGACGCGCGCATCCCGCTCATTAGCGCCACCGGAAGCACGCGCATGGGCAAGGCGGTCGGTCAAAAGGTGGCCGCGCGGTTTGGTCGCTCACTCCTAGAACTCGGCGGCAACAATGCGATCATCGTCACGCCGAGCGCGGATCTCGCGGTCGCCGTGCCCAGCATTCTGTTTGGTGCGGTCGGGACGGCGGGACAACGCTGCACGTCCACGCGGCGCGTGTTCGTTCACCGCAGCATTTTCGAGAAGGTGTTCGAGACACTGAAGAGCGCGCTCCTGCAAATCGGCGAAAGCAAAATTGGCAATCCGCTGGAGGCCGGCACGTTGGTTGGGCCGCTCATCGACGAGATGGCTTACGACGCGATGGCCGCGGCGATGGAAGCTATCAAACCCCACGCCAGCGAGATCGTGGGCGGTCAGCGATTGAAGGTCGTGGGCGACGGCGTCTACGTGCATCCGGCGTTGGTGAAGCTGAACGAGCAAGCCGACCCCATGCATCACGAGACCTTTGCGCCGTTGACCTATGTGATGCCTTACGATGATTTGGCGCAGGTGATGGAGGCGCACAACGCGGTTCCGCAAGGGCTGAGCTCGGCGATCATGACCACCGACGTCCGCGAAGCCGAGTACTTCAAGCGGCACTCCGATTGCGGGATCGCGAACGTGAACATCGGCACCAGCGGCGCGGAAATCGGCGGTGCTTTCGGCGGGGAAAAGGAAACCGGCGGCGGACGCGAATCGGGCTCGGACTCGTGGAAGGCGTACATGCGCCGCCAAACCAGCACTACCTACTTCGGCACGGAGAAGCCGGCTCTGGCGCAAGGAATCAAGTTCGACGTCTAA
- the acnA gene encoding aconitate hydratase AcnA: protein MNSFGTQTSFRSGESTATIYSLAKLKEQGHNLSRLPVTMRILLEMLLRTEDGVSVTKTDIESVLKWDAKAEPSKEIAFTPARVLLQDFTGVPCVVDLASMRDAMARFGGDPAKINPLQPVELVIDHSVQVDAYGSDAALQINRDLEFQRNQERYEFLRWGQTAFDNFKVVPPNTGIVHQVNLEFLARVVFVNKDGVAYPDTLVGTDSHTTMINGLGVLGWGVGGIEAEAAMLGQPSSMLLPQVVGFKLTGALREGVTATDLVLTVTEMLRKHGVVGKFVEFYGAGIANMPLADRATIANMAPEYGATCGFFPVDKETLRYLRVSGRDESLIQATEDYFRLQGLFHEPGYAEPDFSSYLELDLASVVPSVAGPKRPQDRIVLADTPSSFRAAFPEVGGDPSKLSHGSIVIAAITSCTNTSNPSVMVAAGLVARKANARGLKPKSWVKTSLAPGSKVVTEYLTHSGLLEDLNAVGFNVVGYGCTTCIGNSGPLPEAISKEVNDHSLAVASVLSGNRNFEGRVNADVKANYLMSPPLVVAYAFAGSIYTDLTKEPLGTDADGNSVYLKDIWPTQQEVADVIQASINREMFQRTYEGVFAGDEAWQNIQVTGGERFNWSDSSTYVKQAPYFDDMEKEAPTRVSELTGLRCLAILGDSITTDHISPAGSIKATSPAGAYLTERDVPAHLFNSYGSRRGNHEVMVRGTFANIRIKNQLAPGTEGGVTTYLPTGEVMSIYDAAMKYRAQNVGTVVLAGKEYGSGSSRDWAAKGPHLQGIKMVIAESFERIHRSNLVGMGVLPLQFAAGENVESLGLTGQEVFELVGLGDAVASNFAGGKTLTVRADGKEFQVTCRIDTPKEVEYYLHGGILQYVLRQLLAS, encoded by the coding sequence ATGAATAGCTTCGGCACCCAAACTTCGTTTCGGTCCGGCGAATCCACCGCCACCATCTACTCGCTAGCCAAGCTGAAAGAGCAGGGTCACAACCTGAGCCGCCTGCCGGTGACGATGCGGATTCTGCTGGAGATGCTCCTCCGCACCGAAGACGGCGTGAGCGTGACGAAGACCGACATCGAAAGCGTGCTGAAGTGGGACGCCAAAGCCGAACCCAGTAAGGAAATCGCCTTCACCCCCGCCCGGGTACTGCTGCAGGACTTCACGGGCGTGCCGTGCGTGGTGGACCTCGCGAGCATGCGCGACGCGATGGCGCGTTTCGGTGGCGACCCGGCGAAGATCAACCCGCTGCAGCCGGTCGAGCTCGTCATTGACCACTCGGTGCAGGTGGACGCGTACGGGAGCGATGCCGCTCTGCAAATCAACCGCGACCTCGAGTTTCAGCGCAACCAAGAGCGATACGAGTTCTTGCGCTGGGGTCAAACGGCGTTCGACAATTTTAAGGTGGTGCCGCCCAACACGGGCATCGTCCACCAGGTCAATCTCGAATTTCTGGCCCGGGTCGTTTTTGTGAACAAGGACGGCGTCGCCTACCCCGACACGCTCGTCGGGACGGACAGTCACACGACCATGATCAACGGTCTCGGCGTGCTTGGCTGGGGCGTCGGCGGCATCGAGGCCGAAGCCGCAATGCTCGGTCAACCGAGCTCGATGCTGTTGCCACAAGTGGTGGGCTTCAAGCTCACGGGCGCGCTCCGCGAAGGCGTCACCGCCACCGACCTGGTGTTGACCGTGACCGAAATGCTGCGCAAGCACGGCGTGGTTGGTAAGTTTGTCGAATTCTACGGCGCCGGGATCGCCAACATGCCTCTGGCCGACCGCGCGACGATCGCCAACATGGCGCCGGAATACGGCGCGACCTGCGGCTTCTTCCCCGTGGACAAGGAGACGCTGCGCTATCTGCGGGTTTCGGGTCGAGACGAAAGCCTGATTCAAGCCACCGAGGATTACTTCCGCCTTCAGGGCCTGTTCCACGAGCCCGGCTACGCCGAGCCGGATTTCAGTAGCTATCTTGAGCTCGATCTCGCTTCGGTTGTGCCCAGCGTGGCCGGACCCAAGCGTCCGCAAGACCGTATTGTCCTGGCCGATACGCCGAGCAGCTTCCGAGCGGCGTTTCCGGAGGTTGGCGGCGACCCCAGCAAGCTCAGCCATGGCAGCATCGTCATCGCCGCGATTACCAGCTGCACCAACACGAGCAACCCCAGCGTGATGGTCGCGGCGGGCTTGGTCGCTCGCAAGGCGAACGCTCGTGGCCTCAAGCCCAAGAGCTGGGTCAAGACGTCACTCGCCCCCGGCAGTAAGGTCGTCACGGAGTACCTGACGCACAGCGGCCTGTTGGAAGATCTCAACGCGGTGGGGTTCAACGTGGTCGGCTACGGCTGCACCACCTGTATCGGCAACTCGGGCCCGCTGCCCGAAGCCATCAGCAAGGAAGTCAACGACCACAGCCTTGCGGTGGCGAGCGTGCTCTCGGGCAACCGCAATTTTGAAGGCCGGGTGAACGCCGACGTCAAGGCGAACTACCTCATGTCGCCGCCGCTCGTTGTTGCCTATGCGTTCGCGGGCAGCATTTACACGGACCTCACGAAGGAGCCGCTGGGCACCGACGCCGACGGCAACTCGGTTTACCTTAAGGACATTTGGCCGACCCAGCAAGAGGTGGCCGACGTCATCCAGGCGAGCATCAATCGCGAGATGTTCCAGCGCACCTACGAAGGCGTTTTCGCCGGCGACGAGGCTTGGCAAAACATCCAAGTGACGGGCGGCGAACGGTTCAACTGGTCGGATAGCTCCACCTACGTGAAGCAAGCCCCCTACTTTGACGACATGGAGAAGGAAGCGCCGACCCGCGTGAGCGAACTCACCGGTCTGCGATGCCTGGCGATTCTCGGCGATTCGATTACGACCGACCACATTTCTCCGGCGGGAAGCATCAAGGCGACCAGCCCGGCGGGGGCGTATCTCACCGAGCGCGACGTGCCGGCCCACCTGTTCAACTCCTACGGTTCGCGCCGTGGGAATCACGAAGTGATGGTGCGAGGAACGTTCGCCAACATCCGCATTAAGAATCAGCTGGCGCCAGGCACGGAAGGCGGCGTGACCACCTATCTTCCGACCGGCGAAGTGATGAGCATCTACGACGCGGCGATGAAGTATCGGGCGCAGAACGTCGGCACCGTGGTGCTGGCGGGCAAGGAATATGGCTCCGGCTCAAGTCGCGACTGGGCCGCCAAGGGTCCGCACCTGCAAGGCATCAAGATGGTCATCGCCGAGAGCTTTGAGCGGATTCACCGTTCGAATCTGGTGGGAATGGGCGTGTTGCCGCTGCAGTTTGCGGCGGGCGAAAATGTCGAATCGCTCGGTCTCACGGGCCAGGAAGTCTTCGAACTCGTCGGGCTTGGCGACGCCGTCGCGAGCAACTTCGCGGGTGGCAAAACGTTGACCGTACGCGCCGACGGCAAGGAGTTCCAAGTGACCTGCCGCATTGACACCCCGAAGGAAGTGGAGTACTACCTGCACGGCGGAATTCTGCAGTACGTGCTGCGCCAGCTTCTGGCGAGCTAA
- a CDS encoding PEP-CTERM sorting domain-containing protein (PEP-CTERM proteins occur, often in large numbers, in the proteomes of bacteria that also encode an exosortase, a predicted intramembrane cysteine proteinase. The presence of a PEP-CTERM domain at a protein's C-terminus predicts cleavage within the sorting domain, followed by covalent anchoring to some some component of the (usually Gram-negative) cell surface. Many PEP-CTERM proteins exhibit an unusual sequence composition that includes large numbers of potential glycosylation sites. Expression of one such protein has been shown restore the ability of a bacterium to form floc, a type of biofilm.) has translation MRKALFCSVFVSALASQSFAYFQDFQAGGALPEWSSVSYLDGNSVTRAGVRTLGRFADNASTTLTLTGLSAGAYTLSFRLYTIGSWDGQGPLAGPDIFGVKQDGVTFFQETFNNVSTNGGSVPYEPYTSQGQSFGGQGAPVGTYLARTGMTGFNGLDLGQFSWDVDAKDTYYDLTFNLNLSSSTLALNFFGNNLQDATDESWSLDNVRVTAVPEPGSLAALAAGALLLARKRRA, from the coding sequence ATGAGGAAAGCCCTTTTTTGCTCTGTTTTTGTCAGCGCTCTTGCTAGCCAGTCGTTTGCCTACTTCCAAGACTTCCAAGCCGGGGGTGCCTTGCCCGAGTGGTCCTCAGTCAGCTACCTCGATGGCAACTCCGTCACCCGCGCCGGAGTGCGCACGCTCGGCCGCTTTGCCGACAACGCGTCCACCACGCTGACCCTCACCGGTCTCAGCGCGGGCGCCTACACGCTCAGTTTCCGCCTGTATACGATCGGCAGTTGGGACGGCCAAGGCCCGCTTGCTGGCCCGGATATCTTCGGCGTGAAGCAAGATGGCGTGACCTTCTTCCAAGAAACCTTCAACAACGTTTCGACCAACGGCGGCTCCGTGCCTTATGAGCCTTACACGTCGCAGGGTCAAAGCTTCGGTGGCCAAGGCGCACCGGTTGGCACCTACCTAGCGCGAACCGGGATGACCGGTTTCAACGGACTTGATCTGGGGCAGTTTAGCTGGGACGTTGACGCGAAGGACACATACTACGACCTGACGTTCAACCTCAACCTCAGTTCGTCCACGTTGGCGCTCAACTTCTTCGGCAACAATCTGCAAGACGCGACCGACGAATCTTGGTCGCTCGACAATGTCCGCGTGACCGCCGTGCCCGAACCGGGTTCGCTGGCCGCGTTGGCCGCTGGCGCCTTGCTCCTCGCTCGCAAGCGCCGAGCCTGA
- a CDS encoding glycosyltransferase: protein MALRIAVFSDSYTPILNGVSISIRDQVRELRNQGHSVHVFTSGAPGYQEPDPNCHRFFALETPWTRDYPLAMPPFYPMLSRFRRQRFDLIHTHTPFTMGFVGLRWAQSHGLPIVSTYHTLYDKYAHYIPYFPKRYIRYKCAKHTNFYYSHVNHVITPSDASARWLQRHSVTTPITVIATATAPTQNLERAAVRRQLSIGDSAKVLLYVGRIAREKNIETLLAAVAIAMQSEPQAMLVMVGDGPFREAARRLAGDLGIGDRVRFEGFVARDQVDRYYAMADVFAFASVTETQGLVVSEAMAYGLPAIVAQGGGAGAAVQQGVNGFLVRNQTEEIAEALQLLLKDEETRAELAAGALATSGQYDSRAMIEQVLGVYDQVLSSHTAQRTPVSAG, encoded by the coding sequence ATGGCGCTGCGCATTGCGGTCTTTTCAGACTCCTACACGCCGATTCTCAATGGCGTAAGCATTAGCATTCGCGACCAAGTCCGCGAACTTCGTAACCAGGGTCACTCGGTGCATGTGTTCACGTCGGGCGCGCCGGGCTACCAGGAGCCCGACCCAAACTGCCACCGGTTTTTTGCGTTAGAAACTCCGTGGACGCGCGACTATCCGCTGGCGATGCCGCCGTTCTACCCGATGCTGTCGCGGTTTCGACGCCAGCGCTTCGACTTGATCCACACACATACGCCCTTTACCATGGGGTTTGTGGGCTTGCGCTGGGCGCAAAGCCACGGCCTGCCGATTGTGAGCACGTATCACACTTTGTACGATAAGTACGCGCACTATATTCCCTATTTTCCGAAACGCTATATTCGTTATAAGTGCGCAAAACACACGAACTTTTACTACAGTCACGTCAATCATGTCATTACGCCCAGCGACGCCTCGGCGCGCTGGCTTCAGCGACATAGTGTAACGACGCCGATCACGGTGATCGCGACCGCGACCGCGCCGACGCAGAACCTGGAACGCGCGGCCGTCCGCCGGCAGTTGAGCATCGGCGACAGCGCCAAGGTACTTCTCTATGTGGGCCGCATCGCCCGGGAAAAGAACATCGAAACTCTCTTGGCCGCGGTGGCGATCGCCATGCAATCCGAACCCCAAGCGATGCTCGTCATGGTCGGCGATGGGCCCTTCCGCGAGGCCGCGCGACGCCTGGCCGGCGATTTGGGCATTGGGGACCGGGTTCGCTTCGAAGGTTTCGTCGCTCGCGACCAGGTAGATCGCTATTACGCGATGGCCGACGTGTTTGCGTTTGCCAGCGTCACCGAAACCCAAGGCCTCGTGGTGAGTGAGGCGATGGCTTATGGCTTACCCGCGATAGTCGCGCAAGGCGGCGGCGCGGGCGCCGCAGTTCAGCAAGGTGTCAATGGTTTCTTAGTGCGCAACCAAACTGAGGAAATCGCCGAGGCCCTTCAGTTATTGCTCAAGGACGAGGAAACTCGGGCTGAGCTGGCCGCTGGTGCCCTCGCGACTTCCGGCCAATACGATAGCCGCGCCATGATTGAGCAAGTTTTAGGCGTTTACGATCAGGTACTGAGTTCGCACACCGCGCAACGCACGCCGGTGTCCGCCGGATAG
- a CDS encoding aldehyde dehydrogenase family protein has protein sequence MSQVGEILDSMDYGPAPEAANFANEWLDKHGRKFGHYLGGKWVPAESHFASICPSTGKELAQIGQGSSAQVDEAVKAAREGLKAWTKLGPAGRSRVLYALARQIQKHSRLFAVLESLDNGKPIRETRDIDIPLVARHFYYHAGWARLIETEFPEYENVGVCGQIIPWNFPLLMLSWKIAPALAAGNAVILKPAEFTSLSALLFAEICHQVGVPAGVVNIITGDGETGKAMVAHEGIDKIAFTGSTEVGRILRRVTAGTGKKLSLELGGKSPFIVFEDADVDSAIEGIVDAIWFNQGQVCCAGSRLLVQESIADRFYKKLRRRMESLRVGDPLDKAVDIGAIVDATQLARITELVGTGVKEGAKCFQPKCKFPEGGWFYPPTLLTDVEPSSTVAQVEIFGPVLVAMTFRTPAEAVALANNTVYGLASSVWTQNLDVAHDIAAQIKAGTVWVNCTNQFDANAGFGGYRESGFGRESGREGMFEYLRWRAPYLPAGNLAEIKESPSNGALDRTHKLFIGGKQARPDGGYSISLPVASGGVVEVSRGNRKDIRNAVEAAATAAPAWGAQTGYLRSQILYFLAENMEANRAALETALTDRGGSGDEVTKAIDAALLFAGWADKHEGTVHPVPLRAVTYTRPEVLGVVGVVCEDAQPLLGFVSSVAANLAMGNAVVVIPSRHNPLAAMEMMRVIEASDIPSGVLNIVTGQIDELVPDLAGHAGVDALWCFADAEICEQVEQMSVSNLKQTWCLHGHSLDWTKAPSGEILRRATQLKNIWVPYGA, from the coding sequence ATGAGCCAAGTTGGCGAAATTCTCGATTCCATGGACTACGGTCCCGCGCCGGAAGCGGCGAACTTTGCCAACGAATGGCTGGATAAGCACGGGCGAAAGTTCGGCCACTACTTGGGTGGAAAGTGGGTCCCCGCCGAATCTCATTTCGCCAGCATCTGCCCGAGCACCGGCAAGGAACTCGCGCAGATCGGTCAGGGCTCCAGCGCGCAAGTGGACGAAGCCGTGAAGGCCGCTCGGGAAGGGCTCAAAGCCTGGACCAAACTCGGCCCCGCGGGTCGAAGCCGCGTGCTCTACGCGTTGGCGCGACAGATTCAAAAGCACTCACGGCTATTCGCCGTCCTCGAATCGCTCGACAACGGCAAGCCGATCCGCGAGACCCGCGACATTGACATTCCCTTGGTCGCGCGACACTTTTACTATCACGCGGGTTGGGCGCGGCTCATCGAAACCGAGTTTCCCGAGTACGAAAACGTGGGGGTTTGCGGGCAGATTATCCCGTGGAATTTCCCGCTGCTGATGCTGAGTTGGAAGATCGCCCCGGCCCTGGCGGCGGGCAACGCGGTCATTCTCAAGCCGGCGGAATTCACTTCGCTGAGCGCATTGTTGTTCGCCGAAATTTGCCATCAAGTCGGTGTCCCGGCGGGCGTGGTCAACATCATCACGGGCGATGGCGAGACCGGCAAGGCGATGGTGGCGCACGAGGGTATCGACAAGATTGCCTTTACGGGCAGCACCGAGGTTGGTCGTATTCTGCGGCGCGTCACGGCAGGCACGGGCAAAAAGCTCTCGCTAGAACTCGGCGGAAAGTCACCGTTTATCGTGTTCGAAGACGCGGACGTGGACAGCGCCATTGAAGGCATTGTGGATGCGATCTGGTTTAACCAGGGCCAGGTCTGCTGCGCTGGTTCGCGGTTGCTGGTGCAGGAAAGCATCGCCGATCGCTTCTACAAAAAGCTGCGTCGTCGCATGGAATCGCTACGCGTCGGTGATCCGCTCGATAAGGCGGTGGATATCGGCGCAATTGTGGACGCGACTCAACTGGCCCGCATCACCGAGCTGGTGGGCACCGGCGTGAAGGAAGGCGCGAAGTGCTTCCAGCCGAAGTGCAAGTTCCCCGAAGGCGGCTGGTTCTACCCGCCGACCCTGCTGACCGATGTCGAGCCGAGTTCGACGGTGGCGCAAGTTGAAATCTTTGGCCCCGTGCTGGTGGCCATGACGTTCCGCACTCCCGCCGAAGCGGTGGCTTTGGCAAACAACACCGTTTACGGGTTGGCCAGTTCGGTGTGGACGCAAAACCTCGACGTGGCGCACGATATCGCGGCGCAGATCAAGGCCGGCACGGTGTGGGTCAACTGCACCAACCAGTTCGATGCGAACGCGGGTTTCGGCGGTTATCGCGAAAGCGGCTTCGGTCGCGAGAGCGGTCGCGAGGGGATGTTCGAATATCTCCGGTGGCGCGCGCCCTATCTGCCTGCAGGCAATCTCGCCGAGATCAAGGAGTCGCCCAGCAACGGCGCGCTCGACCGCACGCACAAGCTGTTCATCGGCGGCAAGCAAGCGCGTCCCGACGGCGGTTATTCAATCTCACTGCCGGTTGCTTCGGGCGGAGTCGTCGAGGTGTCGCGCGGCAACCGCAAGGACATTCGCAACGCGGTCGAAGCCGCGGCCACTGCGGCTCCGGCTTGGGGCGCCCAAACCGGTTACCTCCGGTCGCAGATTCTGTACTTCCTCGCGGAGAACATGGAGGCGAATCGCGCCGCTCTTGAGACCGCGCTCACGGACCGCGGTGGTTCCGGTGACGAAGTGACGAAGGCCATCGACGCGGCGTTGCTGTTCGCCGGATGGGCGGATAAGCACGAGGGCACGGTCCACCCGGTGCCTCTGCGCGCCGTCACGTACACCCGCCCCGAGGTGCTCGGCGTGGTGGGCGTGGTGTGCGAAGACGCGCAGCCGTTGCTCGGATTTGTGAGCTCGGTGGCGGCAAACCTGGCGATGGGCAACGCGGTGGTCGTGATCCCGAGTCGGCACAACCCGCTCGCCGCGATGGAAATGATGCGCGTGATTGAGGCTTCGGACATTCCCTCCGGCGTGCTGAACATCGTGACGGGGCAGATCGATGAGCTGGTGCCCGACCTGGCCGGTCACGCCGGTGTGGATGCCCTTTGGTGCTTCGCCGACGCCGAAATCTGCGAGCAGGTCGAGCAGATGAGCGTGAGCAACCTCAAGCAAACGTGGTGTCTGCATGGTCATTCGCTCGATTGGACCAAAGCCCCCAGTGGCGAAATCTTGCGCCGAGCAACCCAGCTCAAGAACATTTGGGTTCCGTACGGTGCTTAA
- a CDS encoding PLP-dependent transferase, which yields MRFETKAIRVGQELDQDYLAVTQPIYQTSTFAWRSLEDIPPIDYTRCQNPNRETLEKVIASLEEGKHCTLFGSGMAAIVACFGLLKQGDHLLMATDIYGGTFRVGEKMMPNQGIEVSHFDAGDPASLRAAARPNTKMVIFESPTNPTMRVMDIAALVAEAKKLGLITVFDNTFASPALQNPLKLGIDLVVHSTTKYISGHSDIIGGAVVTSSDELGYAMFEWNKMVGSVPSPFDCWLTLRGVKTLGVRMRQHCENAQLVAEFLAQHPKVARVHFPGLPSHPDHELAKRQMTSFGAMMSFEIKGDYQDVRRFCESTKVFLLAESLGGIESLIGYPAKMSHATMTEEQRIEAGIPATLIRLSVGIENAQDLIDDLEAALK from the coding sequence ATGCGATTCGAAACTAAGGCGATCCGCGTGGGGCAGGAGCTCGACCAGGACTATCTCGCCGTCACCCAACCGATTTATCAGACCTCAACATTCGCCTGGCGCAGCCTGGAGGACATTCCTCCGATTGACTACACGCGCTGTCAAAACCCGAACCGCGAAACCCTCGAAAAGGTAATCGCCTCGCTCGAAGAAGGCAAGCACTGCACCCTGTTTGGAAGCGGCATGGCGGCAATCGTTGCGTGCTTTGGGTTGCTCAAGCAGGGTGACCACTTGCTGATGGCCACCGATATTTATGGCGGCACGTTCCGCGTCGGCGAAAAAATGATGCCCAACCAAGGCATCGAGGTGAGCCACTTCGACGCTGGCGACCCCGCTTCGCTGCGCGCGGCGGCCCGGCCGAACACCAAGATGGTGATTTTTGAATCGCCGACCAACCCGACCATGCGGGTGATGGACATTGCGGCCCTTGTCGCCGAGGCTAAGAAGCTCGGCCTCATTACGGTGTTTGACAACACGTTCGCCTCGCCCGCGCTGCAGAATCCGCTGAAGCTTGGCATTGACCTGGTGGTCCACTCGACCACCAAGTACATCAGCGGCCATAGCGACATCATCGGGGGCGCGGTCGTGACCTCCAGCGATGAGCTTGGCTACGCGATGTTCGAGTGGAACAAGATGGTGGGCAGCGTGCCCAGCCCGTTCGATTGTTGGCTCACCCTGCGCGGCGTAAAGACGCTCGGCGTGCGGATGCGTCAGCACTGCGAAAACGCGCAGTTAGTCGCCGAGTTCTTGGCGCAGCACCCCAAGGTGGCCAGGGTCCACTTCCCGGGACTGCCCTCGCACCCGGATCACGAACTCGCCAAGCGGCAAATGACGAGCTTCGGCGCGATGATGAGCTTTGAGATTAAGGGCGATTATCAAGACGTGCGCCGATTCTGCGAGAGCACGAAGGTGTTTCTGCTCGCCGAGAGCCTCGGCGGAATCGAGTCGCTGATCGGCTATCCGGCCAAAATGTCCCACGCGACCATGACAGAGGAGCAGCGAATTGAGGCGGGAATCCCGGCCACGCTCATCCGCTTGAGCGTTGGCATTGAGAACGCTCAAGACCTGATTGACGACCTCGAAGCGGCGCTCAAGTAA